From one Polynucleobacter sp. UK-FUSCHL-C3 genomic stretch:
- a CDS encoding sodium:solute symporter family protein, with protein MAGMTPNDGSVFGGGGSNVAFKKQLNKIYSWYTGGFILFVVVLGILEQMGMGRAMIGYVFLGATVLLYAGIGVMSRTNDAAEYYVAGRRVPALYNGMATGADWMSAASFIGMAGTLYLTGYGGLAFIMGGTGGYCLVALFLAPYLRKFGQFTVPDFLGARYDGNLPRFLGIVAAILCSFTYVVAQIYGVGLITTRLAGVPFELGIFLGLGGILVCSFLGGMRAVTWTQVAQYIILIIAYLIPVVWLSVKQTSFPVPQLIYGQQLEKVTAKEAELIKDPKELEVRAIFKARADALTEKLKDVPAALAADKAAAEKKVADLKAANAPADEIAAAEKALAAVPKDADAAKKAWTAQRTGATNRSNQLANMPRHGQQFAGDPAGDEKARTAFDTSRRNFLALIFCLMVGTAALPHILMRYYTTPSVKQARESVTWSLFFIFLLYFTAPALAVLVKYEVFTVLVGTPFDKLPAWISAWAKVDATLLSVADINKDGILQLAEMTIGGDIIVLATPEIGGLPYVISGMVAAGGMAAALSTADGLLLTIANALSHDLYYKMIDPNAPASRRVMVSKILLVVVALAAAYVAAQKPADILFLVGAAFSFAAAAFFPPLVLGIFWKRATKAGACVGMILGLGITVYYMIMTQPWLRGVFNITSPVELWYGIQPISAGVFGVPLGVAAIILVSLVTPAPRKDIQDLVDRVRYPTLRGDTLNTEAN; from the coding sequence ATGGCTGGAATGACACCTAATGACGGAAGCGTCTTTGGCGGCGGCGGTAGTAACGTAGCCTTTAAAAAACAACTAAATAAAATCTACAGTTGGTATACCGGCGGATTCATTTTGTTCGTAGTGGTCCTTGGGATCCTCGAGCAAATGGGCATGGGCCGTGCCATGATTGGTTACGTATTTTTGGGCGCAACCGTTCTGCTCTACGCCGGTATCGGCGTGATGAGTCGTACGAATGATGCCGCAGAATATTACGTGGCGGGTCGACGCGTTCCTGCACTCTATAACGGTATGGCAACGGGTGCTGACTGGATGTCTGCAGCCTCCTTTATCGGTATGGCAGGTACCTTGTACCTCACCGGTTACGGCGGTCTTGCCTTCATCATGGGTGGGACTGGTGGATATTGCTTAGTCGCATTATTCTTGGCTCCCTATCTGCGTAAGTTTGGTCAATTTACAGTGCCTGACTTTTTGGGTGCTCGTTATGACGGTAATCTCCCACGCTTTTTAGGAATCGTGGCGGCAATTTTGTGCTCATTCACATATGTGGTGGCACAGATTTACGGCGTTGGTTTAATTACCACCCGTCTAGCTGGCGTTCCTTTTGAGCTCGGTATCTTCTTGGGCCTTGGAGGTATTTTGGTTTGCTCGTTCTTAGGTGGTATGCGTGCGGTGACCTGGACACAGGTTGCTCAGTACATCATCTTGATCATTGCTTACCTGATCCCTGTGGTTTGGCTATCAGTGAAGCAAACTAGCTTCCCAGTTCCACAGCTGATTTATGGTCAGCAACTTGAAAAAGTGACTGCTAAAGAAGCAGAGCTGATCAAGGATCCTAAAGAGTTAGAAGTACGTGCAATCTTTAAGGCACGTGCAGATGCACTTACAGAGAAGTTAAAAGACGTTCCTGCTGCATTAGCTGCGGATAAAGCGGCTGCAGAGAAGAAAGTGGCTGATTTAAAAGCTGCTAACGCTCCTGCAGACGAAATCGCTGCTGCTGAAAAAGCGCTAGCTGCCGTTCCAAAAGATGCGGATGCTGCCAAGAAGGCCTGGACAGCACAAAGAACCGGTGCAACCAATCGCTCTAATCAACTTGCCAACATGCCTCGTCATGGGCAGCAATTTGCGGGAGACCCAGCGGGCGATGAAAAAGCACGGACAGCCTTTGATACATCACGCCGTAACTTCTTAGCTCTGATTTTCTGCTTGATGGTGGGTACAGCTGCCTTGCCACATATCTTGATGCGCTATTACACGACTCCGTCGGTAAAACAAGCGCGTGAGTCTGTGACTTGGTCCTTGTTCTTCATCTTCTTGCTGTACTTCACAGCGCCAGCACTTGCCGTTTTGGTGAAATACGAGGTCTTTACGGTCCTAGTAGGAACACCATTTGATAAGTTACCGGCCTGGATTTCAGCTTGGGCAAAAGTCGATGCTACCTTATTATCGGTGGCGGATATCAATAAAGACGGTATTTTGCAACTCGCTGAGATGACCATTGGTGGTGACATCATCGTGTTAGCAACCCCAGAAATTGGCGGCTTGCCATACGTGATCTCTGGCATGGTGGCAGCGGGCGGTATGGCTGCTGCTCTGTCAACTGCTGACGGCTTGCTCTTGACGATTGCAAATGCTTTGTCTCATGACCTGTACTACAAAATGATTGATCCAAATGCACCAGCATCACGTCGTGTTATGGTTTCAAAAATCTTGTTAGTGGTTGTAGCACTTGCTGCTGCCTATGTGGCTGCGCAAAAGCCTGCTGATATCTTGTTCCTCGTGGGCGCTGCGTTCTCATTTGCTGCGGCTGCATTCTTCCCCCCATTGGTATTGGGTATTTTCTGGAAGCGTGCAACGAAGGCGGGTGCTTGCGTCGGTATGATCCTAGGTCTTGGTATTACGGTGTACTACATGATCATGACTCAGCCATGGTTGCGCGGTGTATTTAATATCACCTCGCCGGTTGAGCTCTGGTATGGTATTCAGCCAATCTCGGCTGGTGTCTTTGGTGTGCCTCTCGGTGTTGCGGCCATCATCCTCGTGAGCTTGGTAACCCCAGCCCCACGTAAAGATATTCAGGATTTGGTTGATCGCGTTCGTTACCCAACATTACGTGGCGATACCTTGAATACGGAAGCAAACTAA
- a CDS encoding DUF2452 domain-containing protein, with amino-acid sequence MRIEDKDPDRHNAIEYPMEVGAPKFAPVPIKEEKDKAINIARQHANQEYDRIMEQAAVLMRQAKALQERLDATEMVHAAKFTFNPVYGKKYYLYQDQAISGYRLVQNSPREWSCGIPDGWSFCQAVRKMGDSTWEIVEEDLQ; translated from the coding sequence ATGCGAATCGAAGATAAAGACCCTGATAGACATAATGCTATCGAGTACCCGATGGAGGTCGGTGCTCCTAAATTTGCACCAGTGCCCATTAAGGAAGAAAAAGATAAGGCAATTAACATTGCCCGGCAGCATGCGAATCAAGAGTACGACCGCATTATGGAGCAGGCCGCAGTCTTAATGCGTCAGGCTAAGGCACTGCAAGAACGATTAGATGCAACCGAGATGGTGCATGCCGCCAAATTTACCTTTAACCCGGTCTACGGAAAAAAATATTACCTCTATCAAGACCAGGCAATTAGTGGATATCGCTTAGTGCAGAACTCACCGCGCGAATGGAGCTGCGGTATTCCAGACGGGTGGTCCTTTTGCCAAGCAGTACGCAAGATGGGCGATAGTACGTGGGAAATCGTTGAGGAAGATTTGCAATAA
- a CDS encoding VTT domain-containing protein, with translation MVDFAYLIDLFLHLDKNLALIANEWGTWIYVLLFAIIFVETGLVVMPFLPGDSLLFVAGALTAVGELNLPLLMFLLTSAAILGDAVNYSVGRYVGNKVFSWENSRWFNKKAFDQAHAFYEKHGPITIVIGRFLPFIRTFAPFVAGVAQMRYPVFVFYNIIGGIIWVCSLTALGYLIGDHPWVKSNFSLVALAMIIIPGLPALWIFMKELLARFRK, from the coding sequence ATCGTGGATTTTGCTTACCTCATAGATTTATTTCTTCATCTTGATAAAAATCTAGCCCTCATTGCCAATGAATGGGGTACGTGGATCTACGTTCTCCTCTTTGCCATTATTTTTGTTGAGACCGGTTTGGTGGTCATGCCTTTTTTACCAGGCGACTCTTTGCTCTTTGTTGCCGGAGCCCTCACTGCCGTGGGTGAGCTAAACCTTCCGCTCTTAATGTTTCTCTTAACCAGTGCCGCGATTCTTGGGGATGCGGTCAATTACTCGGTTGGTCGCTATGTTGGTAATAAAGTATTTTCTTGGGAAAACTCACGTTGGTTTAATAAGAAGGCTTTTGACCAAGCCCACGCCTTCTACGAAAAACATGGTCCGATAACGATTGTGATTGGGCGTTTTCTTCCCTTTATCAGAACCTTTGCCCCCTTCGTAGCTGGCGTGGCTCAAATGCGCTACCCAGTCTTTGTCTTTTACAACATCATTGGCGGAATTATTTGGGTCTGCAGTCTCACCGCCTTAGGCTATCTGATTGGCGATCATCCTTGGGTTAAGAGTAATTTTTCCTTAGTCGCTCTCGCGATGATCATCATTCCAGGCCTACCCGCTTTATGGATCTTTATGAAAGAATTGCTCGCGCGCTTTCGCAAGTAA
- a CDS encoding FAD-dependent oxidoreductase: MNTTHHQNKLIVIIGSGLAAYTLIREYRKLNAEQAITVITQESGDFYSKPMLSTAFASKKDAQQLISSSAAKMMEQLNIQIHSHSKVLKIDGSDQSLSFQSADGKEHVLQYSKLVLALGADQIQIDLAGDGADQVMTVNDLQDYAIFRERIGQKKKLVILGAGLIGCEFANDLSLGGYHVEVVDLADQVLGRLLPRAMADELQAKLSALGVLWHLGTSAKTVSRVGDGFEVGLSNGNVLQADCVLSAIGLRPRTELAKRAGIKTERGIVVNRQLETSIQGIYSLGDCAEVEGHVLPYVMPIMQAARTLASILAGHDSALIYPAMPVMIKTPALPLVVSPPASGSEGSWTIKQEENGIEGLFYSPQAQLLGFALAGSATAQRATLTKLLPNILGE; this comes from the coding sequence ATGAACACTACTCATCACCAAAACAAACTGATTGTCATCATTGGTAGCGGCTTGGCTGCCTATACCCTGATCCGGGAATACCGCAAACTGAATGCTGAGCAAGCCATTACTGTAATAACTCAAGAGAGTGGGGATTTTTATTCCAAGCCCATGCTATCCACTGCTTTTGCTTCTAAGAAAGATGCTCAACAACTGATCTCTTCAAGTGCAGCAAAAATGATGGAGCAACTCAATATCCAGATCCATTCACATAGCAAGGTTTTGAAGATTGATGGGTCCGATCAAAGTCTTAGCTTCCAAAGTGCTGATGGCAAAGAACATGTTTTGCAGTATTCCAAATTAGTCTTAGCCTTGGGGGCCGATCAAATTCAGATAGATCTGGCTGGCGATGGAGCTGATCAAGTTATGACCGTCAATGATTTGCAGGATTACGCTATCTTTAGAGAACGCATTGGCCAGAAAAAGAAGCTTGTGATCTTGGGAGCCGGCTTAATTGGTTGTGAGTTTGCAAACGACCTCAGTTTAGGTGGCTATCACGTTGAGGTCGTTGATTTAGCCGATCAAGTTTTAGGACGCCTTCTACCAAGAGCAATGGCTGATGAGCTTCAAGCAAAGTTATCCGCTCTGGGGGTACTCTGGCATCTTGGCACCAGTGCAAAGACTGTTTCAAGAGTAGGAGATGGGTTTGAGGTTGGCCTTAGCAATGGAAATGTTTTGCAAGCAGATTGCGTTCTCTCTGCAATTGGTCTTCGCCCCAGAACTGAATTAGCCAAACGCGCTGGCATCAAGACCGAACGTGGCATCGTAGTTAATCGTCAACTGGAAACAAGCATCCAGGGAATATATAGTCTTGGCGATTGTGCCGAAGTTGAAGGCCATGTCTTGCCTTACGTAATGCCCATCATGCAGGCTGCTCGTACACTAGCAAGTATTCTGGCAGGGCACGATAGCGCCCTAATCTACCCTGCCATGCCGGTGATGATTAAGACTCCAGCTTTACCTCTAGTGGTATCTCCGCCTGCATCTGGTAGCGAGGGCTCATGGACGATTAAACAAGAAGAGAATGGCATTGAGGGATTGTTCTATAGCCCCCAAGCCCAATTACTTGGTTTTGCTTTAGCGGGATCCGCAACAGCGCAGCGCGCTACCCTCACTAAGCTCTTGCCCAATATTTTGGGCGAGTAA
- the nhaD gene encoding sodium:proton antiporter NhaD, with the protein MLTALVIVFVLAYAAIAFEHSLKVNKSASALIGAGLLWTIYATLSNDPAHVGKELSETLVGTASIVFFLMGAMVIVEVIDAHNGFEVITSKIKTKKLSTLMWLVGFVTFFLSSILDNLTTAIVMVSLMKKLLDKRDDRLFFAGIIVIAANAGGAWSPIGDVTTTMLWIGGQITAFEIIKGVFIPSAISLLIPLVVIAIMLKGKAVISPNNSVQNTKQNFTNPFEKNVMFYLGLGALISVPIFKTITGLPPFMGILFGLGIIWLIGDLMHHEKEEDKKHTLTLVHALSKIDMSSIIFFIGILLAVATLEHTHILSAIAQWLDSTVGNQAYIVILIGLVSAVVDNVPLVAASMGMYSLEQYPTDSFLWEFIAYCAGTGGSILIIGSAAGVAAMGLEKIDFFWYVKRISWLALIGYLAGAIAYIIQYNLLH; encoded by the coding sequence ATGTTAACCGCACTAGTCATCGTTTTTGTCTTAGCCTACGCAGCCATTGCCTTTGAACATTCTCTGAAAGTGAACAAATCTGCCTCGGCACTAATTGGAGCGGGCTTGCTGTGGACAATTTATGCAACCCTATCAAATGATCCTGCTCATGTAGGCAAAGAACTCTCTGAAACGCTTGTCGGTACAGCCTCGATTGTTTTCTTTTTAATGGGCGCCATGGTAATCGTTGAAGTGATTGATGCTCATAACGGCTTTGAGGTAATAACCTCAAAGATTAAAACAAAAAAGTTATCCACCCTGATGTGGTTAGTTGGCTTTGTAACTTTTTTTCTAAGCTCCATACTTGACAATCTCACAACTGCTATTGTCATGGTGTCTTTAATGAAAAAATTATTAGATAAACGAGATGATCGTTTATTTTTTGCTGGCATTATTGTCATCGCTGCAAATGCAGGTGGCGCGTGGTCACCGATTGGCGACGTAACAACAACAATGCTCTGGATTGGTGGTCAAATTACTGCTTTTGAGATCATCAAAGGTGTCTTTATTCCATCTGCTATTAGCTTATTAATACCACTAGTCGTTATTGCCATAATGTTAAAAGGTAAAGCAGTTATTTCACCGAATAATAGTGTACAAAATACTAAACAGAACTTCACCAACCCCTTTGAGAAGAATGTGATGTTCTATCTGGGCTTGGGCGCACTAATCTCAGTACCAATCTTTAAAACAATTACTGGTCTACCGCCGTTCATGGGCATTTTATTTGGTCTTGGCATCATTTGGCTTATCGGTGACTTAATGCATCATGAAAAAGAAGAGGATAAAAAACATACGCTGACTCTAGTGCATGCGCTATCCAAAATTGATATGAGTTCCATCATATTTTTTATTGGCATTCTTCTGGCAGTGGCAACCCTTGAGCATACTCATATCTTGAGTGCCATTGCTCAATGGCTTGATAGCACTGTCGGAAATCAGGCTTATATCGTTATCTTGATTGGACTGGTAAGCGCAGTTGTTGATAACGTTCCATTGGTAGCAGCTTCCATGGGCATGTATAGCCTTGAACAATATCCAACCGATAGTTTTTTGTGGGAGTTCATCGCATATTGTGCCGGTACGGGAGGTTCTATTTTGATTATTGGTTCCGCAGCGGGCGTAGCGGCAATGGGTTTGGAAAAAATTGATTTTTTTTGGTACGTGAAACGAATTAGTTGGTTGGCGTTGATTGGATATTTAGCGGGTGCCATCGCTTACATAATCCAATACAACTTGCTTCATTAG
- the modA gene encoding molybdate ABC transporter substrate-binding protein, with protein MRCYLQSLLCGALLVITNHCFAQSTFVVVAANMKDAFTEINNQFQKEHKADLKVIYGSSGNFASQIIHGAPFHLFISADEQYPLELFKKGKTVDEGKIYAIGKLALITNQAKGISPNESKDDLAGLIKRANKIALAKPELAPYGKASVEYLKASHLWDLAKDKIVYADNIAMAAMFVSTGSADIGFTALSIANSPAIQKEIKFITLNPNLYQPIKQRMVLIKNPTKDAVKLFEFIQSPIAKEILKRHGYALP; from the coding sequence ATGCGCTGTTATTTACAGTCTCTCTTATGCGGAGCCCTGCTAGTGATCACAAATCATTGCTTCGCGCAATCGACCTTTGTGGTGGTGGCAGCTAATATGAAAGACGCCTTTACGGAGATCAATAACCAATTTCAGAAAGAGCATAAGGCAGACCTAAAAGTCATTTATGGTTCTTCGGGCAATTTTGCCTCCCAAATTATTCATGGGGCACCCTTTCACCTATTTATCTCTGCCGATGAACAATATCCATTAGAGCTCTTCAAGAAGGGAAAAACCGTTGATGAGGGGAAGATTTATGCAATTGGGAAGTTGGCACTCATTACCAATCAAGCAAAAGGCATATCGCCCAACGAATCCAAAGATGATTTGGCGGGCCTCATCAAAAGAGCCAACAAAATTGCCTTAGCTAAGCCTGAGTTGGCACCCTACGGTAAAGCAAGTGTGGAATACCTCAAAGCAAGCCATCTATGGGATCTCGCTAAAGACAAGATTGTGTATGCCGACAATATTGCGATGGCGGCTATGTTTGTGAGTACTGGGTCTGCCGATATTGGTTTTACTGCACTCTCGATTGCCAACTCGCCTGCGATCCAAAAAGAGATCAAATTCATTACCCTCAATCCAAACTTATATCAGCCCATCAAGCAAAGAATGGTTCTGATTAAAAATCCTACGAAGGATGCCGTTAAGCTGTTTGAGTTTATCCAATCACCCATCGCCAAAGAAATTCTGAAGCGGCATGGGTATGCATTACCTTGA
- a CDS encoding ferredoxin--NADP reductase — protein MATYQTERVLTVKHWNDSLFSFTTTRNQSLRFRNGHFLMIGLEVDGRPLARAYSVVSPNYAEHLEFFSIKVPNGPLTSRLQHIQVGDSILVSEKSVGTLVIDDLNPGKHLYLFSTGTGLAPFLSIIRDPDTYERFEKIVLIHGVRVVNELAYQEYLTKELPNDEFLGELVREKLIYYPTVTREAYAHTGRLTTAIESGKLFADIGLPPLDPKVDRAMICGSPAMLKETSQLLDQCGFKVSPSSGELGDYVFERAFVEK, from the coding sequence ATGGCCACCTATCAAACTGAGCGCGTTCTCACCGTTAAGCATTGGAACGACAGCCTTTTTAGTTTCACAACGACCCGTAATCAAAGTTTGCGTTTTCGGAACGGCCATTTCTTGATGATTGGTTTAGAGGTCGATGGCAGACCTTTGGCTCGTGCCTATAGTGTGGTTAGCCCCAATTACGCCGAGCACCTCGAGTTCTTTAGTATCAAAGTACCCAATGGTCCCCTAACATCGCGTTTGCAACATATTCAGGTAGGCGACTCTATCTTGGTGAGCGAGAAGTCTGTCGGTACCTTAGTGATTGATGACCTGAACCCTGGTAAGCACTTGTATCTATTTAGTACTGGAACAGGATTGGCACCATTCTTAAGCATCATTCGTGATCCAGATACCTATGAGCGCTTTGAGAAGATTGTCTTAATTCATGGGGTACGTGTGGTTAATGAACTTGCGTATCAAGAGTATTTAACGAAAGAGTTACCCAATGATGAGTTCTTGGGTGAGCTTGTGCGAGAGAAGTTAATTTATTACCCCACGGTAACGCGTGAAGCTTATGCTCATACTGGCAGACTGACTACTGCGATTGAGTCAGGCAAATTATTTGCGGATATTGGTTTACCCCCACTCGACCCCAAAGTAGATCGCGCCATGATTTGTGGCAGCCCGGCGATGTTAAAAGAAACCAGCCAACTCTTAGATCAGTGTGGCTTTAAGGTCTCTCCCTCGTCAGGCGAGCTGGGTGATTATGTCTTTGAACGAGCCTTTGTCGAGAAGTAG
- a CDS encoding DUF4212 domain-containing protein translates to MQLTESHKQYWSKNLRMTAFLLSIWFVVTFVVGFYARELNFNFFGWPFSFWVGAQGALVIYVLIIAYYAHYMNNLDKEYDCAEVEED, encoded by the coding sequence ATGCAATTAACAGAATCGCATAAACAATATTGGTCTAAGAATCTACGTATGACAGCTTTTTTGTTGTCAATCTGGTTTGTCGTGACCTTTGTTGTCGGTTTTTACGCGCGGGAATTAAATTTTAATTTCTTTGGCTGGCCGTTTAGTTTTTGGGTCGGTGCACAAGGGGCATTAGTAATTTACGTTCTCATCATCGCTTATTACGCTCATTACATGAATAATCTTGATAAAGAATATGACTGTGCCGAAGTGGAGGAAGATTAA
- a CDS encoding tetratricopeptide repeat protein has translation MSVKRDLRWYLFKYWASSLIVLGLKKRATEVFEEMLQEYPNDPYVLSSLAYLKTQEGDKAGAITLYKIVVQRSDAPAYSWYNLGFLQEEIGQVEDAEFSFRKALNLDEKMDLAWYGLGLTLIQQRRFDEAIKALKKNTQLQPMSPYGWYQLARVYVDRQEPEEAVKIIRHLKDFEPKFAKQLERETGLTV, from the coding sequence ATGTCAGTAAAACGTGATCTTCGCTGGTATCTTTTTAAATACTGGGCCTCGTCCCTCATTGTGCTTGGGCTAAAGAAACGGGCAACAGAGGTGTTTGAAGAGATGTTGCAGGAGTATCCGAATGATCCCTATGTACTTTCTAGCTTGGCTTACTTAAAAACCCAAGAAGGGGACAAGGCCGGTGCAATTACGCTCTACAAAATTGTGGTGCAACGCTCCGATGCGCCAGCCTATTCTTGGTACAACCTTGGTTTTTTACAAGAAGAAATTGGTCAAGTTGAAGATGCTGAGTTTAGTTTTCGGAAGGCCTTAAACCTTGATGAAAAGATGGATTTAGCCTGGTACGGACTAGGGCTAACCCTAATTCAGCAGCGCCGTTTTGACGAAGCTATCAAGGCCTTGAAGAAAAATACCCAATTACAACCGATGAGTCCCTATGGCTGGTATCAATTAGCAAGGGTTTATGTGGATCGCCAAGAACCCGAAGAAGCAGTAAAAATCATCAGGCATTTAAAGGATTTTGAGCCCAAATTTGCAAAACAGTTGGAACGGGAGACCGGTCTGACTGTTTAG
- a CDS encoding alkene reductase: MNLLTPITLGAVSLENRVLMAPLTRMRADNEGVPSPLAIEYYAQRASAGLIISEATQISELGKGYPATPGIYSEPQVEAWRKITDAVHAQGGKIFLQLWHVGRISHSSLHPNDGLPVAPSAIKPAGKVYTASWALAEYETPHSLSLDEIKQLRSEYVHAAKQAQLAGFDGVELHAANGYLLDQFLQDGTNQRTDQYGSSIENRCKLVLEILQDIIPIWGSGRVGIRLSPYGSFNDIADSDPQKLFSYLINVLNTFNLSYLHLIEPRATTAGGSDQLLADAPRTGQLFRPLFAGKVVLAGGFDQAGAEKAIADGEADAIAFGRLFISNPDLPRRFELNAELNPYNRATFYGGNEKGYTDYPTL, from the coding sequence ATGAACTTGCTGACCCCCATTACCTTAGGCGCAGTTTCTCTTGAGAATCGAGTTTTGATGGCGCCACTGACGCGCATGCGGGCAGATAATGAGGGGGTGCCTAGCCCCTTGGCAATTGAGTACTATGCACAACGTGCCTCAGCCGGTCTAATTATCAGTGAGGCAACGCAAATCTCCGAGTTAGGCAAGGGCTACCCCGCAACCCCAGGAATATATAGCGAGCCTCAAGTGGAGGCGTGGCGCAAAATTACGGATGCTGTTCATGCACAAGGCGGCAAGATCTTTTTGCAGTTATGGCATGTGGGGCGCATATCGCACTCATCCTTACATCCCAATGATGGTCTACCCGTTGCACCCTCGGCGATTAAGCCTGCTGGTAAGGTCTATACCGCATCTTGGGCCTTAGCGGAATACGAAACACCGCACTCATTAAGTTTGGATGAGATTAAGCAATTACGTTCAGAGTATGTGCATGCAGCAAAACAGGCTCAGCTCGCAGGCTTTGATGGTGTTGAATTACATGCTGCTAATGGCTATCTATTGGATCAATTCTTACAAGATGGCACTAATCAGCGCACAGACCAATACGGTAGCTCGATTGAGAATCGCTGCAAATTAGTCCTAGAGATACTGCAAGACATTATTCCTATTTGGGGCAGTGGTCGGGTGGGAATTCGTCTATCACCCTATGGAAGTTTTAATGATATTGCCGACTCCGATCCTCAAAAACTGTTCTCGTATTTGATTAATGTTTTAAATACTTTCAATCTTTCTTATTTACATTTGATTGAGCCGCGCGCAACAACAGCTGGGGGTAGTGATCAATTGCTTGCTGATGCTCCACGAACTGGCCAGTTATTCCGTCCATTATTTGCTGGCAAGGTGGTGTTGGCGGGTGGCTTTGATCAAGCGGGTGCAGAAAAGGCAATTGCCGATGGGGAGGCTGATGCCATCGCATTTGGAAGACTCTTTATTTCTAATCCAGATTTGCCAAGACGTTTTGAGTTAAATGCTGAGCTTAATCCATATAACCGCGCAACATTCTATGGCGGTAATGAGAAAGGCTACACCGATTATCCGACCCTTTAA
- a CDS encoding haloacid dehalogenase type II, with amino-acid sequence MKYQLIAFDAYGTLFDVYSIGALAEKLFPGQGKALSVLWRDKQLEYTRLISLSDPQNPSGSKHYQSFWDVTIAALHYSCKQLGLNLTHEYETQLLGQHAKLSPFPESAEALQAIHAGGLKTCILSNGNLQMLSWAIDHSQLGNELDAVISVDEARQFKITPASYQLVLNHFPIPKNEVLFVSCNAWDIIGANWFGFDTFWVNRYQLPFEEIGLAPTHQGNDLNDLRQLLLS; translated from the coding sequence GTGAAATACCAACTCATTGCCTTTGACGCCTATGGAACGCTCTTTGATGTGTATTCCATTGGCGCATTGGCTGAGAAACTTTTTCCGGGTCAGGGCAAGGCCTTGTCCGTTTTATGGCGTGATAAGCAATTAGAGTACACGCGCCTTATTTCTTTAAGTGATCCGCAAAATCCGAGTGGTAGCAAACACTATCAATCGTTTTGGGATGTCACGATCGCTGCCTTGCACTATTCCTGTAAACAGCTCGGGCTCAACTTAACGCACGAGTACGAAACTCAATTACTGGGACAGCATGCTAAGTTAAGTCCATTCCCAGAATCCGCGGAAGCACTTCAGGCTATTCATGCTGGTGGTCTAAAAACCTGCATCTTATCCAATGGCAATCTACAAATGCTCTCATGGGCGATTGATCATAGCCAATTAGGGAATGAATTAGATGCAGTGATCTCCGTTGATGAGGCCCGCCAGTTCAAAATTACACCGGCCAGTTATCAATTGGTTCTTAATCACTTTCCCATTCCTAAGAATGAGGTGTTATTTGTTTCGTGCAATGCCTGGGACATCATTGGTGCCAATTGGTTTGGTTTTGATACCTTCTGGGTTAATCGCTATCAGTTACCCTTTGAAGAAATTGGCTTAGCCCCGACACATCAAGGCAATGATTTAAATGATCTTCGACAATTACTACTTTCTTAA